The following is a genomic window from Rutidosis leptorrhynchoides isolate AG116_Rl617_1_P2 chromosome 8, CSIRO_AGI_Rlap_v1, whole genome shotgun sequence.
ATTATGTTTAATAAAATAGTATAAAATTAAACCAACTGAGTTTCCCTATTTGGTAAGCTACTAATGTACACATACCTTCATTATATTGTTTGTAGTTGTTGTTAGATATTCTTGCATTATGTTTGGTAACTACCTACACGTATATTTTCCTTCGGGTTGATGTTCACCTTAAGTTGCTGCACACTCATGGTGTTTACTTAGAAGCCAAAGGTATGGATTTGTAGATAAGTTATCATAGTCATGTATATACTCTGTACCCATCTATCAAACTCAACACATAATCTTTCAAGTTTTCCAAGTCCTGCTCTAATATGACCACCGTGTCCGCTTACAATGCTACTCTATCACATGAAAATTTGATGAACACATGTGTTAGTATGTCGTGTGTTCTTTTAATTATGCTGTTATTGTTGCAGTTTGTCGTACCTCATCTGCTGAATCTTTGTTTTCTTCCGTAACTGCTCTTCAACAATATTATGAAGGAACTTACTTGCAGGTTTATTTCTTTAATAATGTGTCTGCTTTTTTCTTATATTTGTTGTATACTTTAGTATGGTATGTTGTTATGTGCCAAGTGTTTATGCAACCTTAAACTGCTTTTCACATTGAATTTTACTCTTTATTATGAGATTTGTTCATTTTTTATCCAACTTTTCTGATTATTTGAATGTCACATCTCACTGATTACGGTTATCATTTGCTGTAATTTCTACCCATTTATATGGAAATGGCTCAAGTCAAATAATACCTTAAACCTTTAAAGATACCACTTGAGACCAACCTTATAAAATTCGTAATCAAAGGACCGGCCTATAAGTATCGTCATCTTTTATAGATGATCTTATCGTCAGCTTATATCATTCTAATTCCGCCTAACTCAATCGAGTTACTATGCTTTTAATTATGCATATCCTTTAGGAGTTGGAGACCATTTTTATATATGTACTATGTATTCATGTAGCAGGGGCTAAGGAATAATTATTTTTTGGGTTTTGTAAGATGGTGTCCTTAGTATAATTGGCTATTGAATTAGTTCATGGTGCATTCGGGGCTGAATCTTTTGCTGgccttattataaatcttattttgcACAATTTATTCTCTTATTTGTTATTAGGGACTGGCAACCATGCTATTATCCATTGTGTTACCTAAATTATTACCGTCATCTAACGATGCCAACAAATCTGCCAAGAAGCTGATGCAGGTCAAGTTGCAATCCTGTACATATCACTTATGTTACTCCGTATTAACACTTGGGTCAGGTGATATCCGGCCATGTGTCTGACATCACAAACAGTTATTATACCTCACCATATTAGGATCTATTCTACTACTTTATATTATCTTTCC
Proteins encoded in this region:
- the LOC139862432 gene encoding uncharacterized protein produces the protein MLTIGMPLTFTEVIVELLLDILALCLVTTYTYIFLRVDVHLKLLHTHGVYLEAKVCRTSSAESLFSSVTALQQYYEGTYLQGLATMLLSIVLPKLLPSSNDANKSAKKLMQVKLQSCTYHLCYSVLTLGSGDIRPCV